The genomic region CGGGGACCACCCAGATCCGGTGGTCGTCGCTGCGGGCGCTGGAGGTGGCGTCGGTGGAGAAGAGCAGCAGGGGCTGCCCGTCCACGACCGCGACCTGGGGGACCTCCAGGTGGCCGAACCCGGCCGGAGCCGACAGTGGTGGCTGGACCGTCCAGGTGACCAGGTCGGGGGAGGTAGCGTGACCGACGACTCCCCGGGCGTCTGCCGCCCCGGTGTTGGCGCGTGCCGTGATGAGCATGTGCCAGCCCTCGCCGTCGGGATCGGGGAACACCCACGGGTCGCGCCACGCCTGCTCGTACCAGAGGTCCCGGTCGAGCAGTTCGTACCAGGTCGGATGGGCCTGCACGATCGGGTCGGTGCCGTGCCGGTGCCAGGTGGTCAGGTCGTCGGAGACGGCAAGGCCGATGCGCTGGACGAGGCCGTTCTCAGCACGACTCACGCCGGTGTAGTACAGATACCACCGCCCGTCCGGGCCGCGGACCGTGCACCCGGTCCACGTCGCCAGGTCGTCCCACGCGGGGGCGTCGGCGGGCACCACGGCGTCGGCGACGAGGCGCCAGGAGCGCAGGTCCGTCGAAACGGCGTGGCCGATCGTGGCGCGGTGGTGGCGGCGGTGCGGGTCGTGCAGGGCGCGGGACGCGCGCAGGAAGAACATGTGCCAGAGGCCGGTGTCGTCCTGCGCGTACCAGCTGTCCCACACCCAGTGGTCGGCTAGACGAAGCATGGCCGGAAACCTAGCACTAAACCGTTTTAGCTGGAACAGCCCGTAACCCGACGTGACGGCCGTGGCGGGAGCTACCCGGCGGGAGGCGCGAGCGACTTGCGGCGACGCAGGGGCATCGGGACCAGCGTCGGCTCGGCGGCCCCGCCGTCAAGCAGCAGCTCGACCGCGCGTCGCCCCATCTGCTCGTGGGGCAGTGCGGTGGTGGCGAGGCCGGGGCGCAGCCAGGCAGCGATCGGGTCGTCGTCGAACGAGATCACCGACATGTCGTCGGGAACGGTAAGCCCTGCCTCGCCGAGCGCCTGGTACGCGCCGAACGCCAGCCGGTCGTTCATGCAGATCACCGCGCTGGGTCGCTGCTGCCTGTTGAGGAGCCCGCGCATGGCGGCGTAGCCGTGCTCGGGCAGCCAGTCGGTGCAGAAGCACTCGGCCAGCAGCGTGACGCCAGCGTCGCCGAGCGCCTGGTGGATGCCGCGCAGACGCGCCCGGGCCGCGAGGGACACCTCGGGGTCGCCCTCCTTGAGCCGGTTGCGCCCGATGAGTGCGATCGCGTCGCGGTGCCCGTGCTCCAGCAGGGCGGTGGCCACGGCGTGGCCAGCCCGCTCGTCGTCGGGAAGCACGCTCGGCAGGGTGTCGGAGCTTGTGGCGTTGAGCAGCACCACCGGCCCGCCGAGGATGGCCTGCGGCACCGTGAGTCGTCGGGTCGCCATCGCTGCGTAGATCACCCCGTCGACCTGCCGGTCGAGCATGGCCTCGATGGCGTACTGCTCGAATGTGGCGTCGCCCTGCGTCTCGGTGATGAGCAGTACGTGGTCCCGCTCCCGGGCGGCGTCCAGGGCGCCGCGGATGAGGCCACCGGCGAAGCGGGTGGTGGCGACGATGTCGGAGACGAAGGCGATGGTGGCCGTCTTGCGGGTGCGCAGGCTGCGCGCGGCGAGGTTGGGCCGGTAGCCGAGTTCCTCGGCGGCGGCGAACACCCGCTGGTGTGCCTCGGCCGACAGCCGGGTGCCCTCCCGGCCGTTGAGCACCATCGACGCGGCGGTCTTGGACAGCCCTGCTCGCCGCGCGACGTCGGCCAGGGTTGCTCTGTTGCGGCCCATCAGTCCTCCGAATCAGGCGCGGCGCCACGGACACCGCTCCCGCCCATCATGATGCGTCGTCGTCCGAGGGCCAGCCCCGGTTCCGCCCGCAGTGGTGTGAACTCGACGTTTCCAGACCGTTGCAGGGTGGTCCTTGACAGCTTCTCGCCTCACGCGCATGCTCTGCTAAATCAGTTTAGCGACCACCTTTTGCGTGCTCTGGTCGCCGCGCTGAGGGTCATTGGTGACGGTACGCGTGCTGCTGCGGTGCGACCGGTCGCGACGTGCGCGTCGTGTCGGTGCTCCGGCTGTGGCGGTCCCGGTGGAGCCGTCCCGCAGCCATGGTCGCGGGACGCGCGGAGGAATCAAGGAGTCATAAAATGGCAGTATTGCTGACAAATTTGTCGCGACGTCGAGCGCTGCTCCTCGCGCCGCTGCTGGCCGTCGGGCTGGCCGCGACGGCCTGTAGCGCGCCGGGCACCGACCGGTCGTCGAACGCAGAGCCCGACGCCGCCGTCAAGACGGAACTGGGCGCCGACCCGATCACCCTGGAGATGTACGCGGAGACCGGCTTCCCGCTGGCCAAGGCACTCGCCGACGAGTTCTCCAAGCAGCACCCGAACGTCACGTTCAACATCCGCGAGGACCAGTTCACTGTGATCGTGGAGAACGCGCCGCGGGTGATGGCCTCGGACAACTCGCCCGACATCATCCGGCTGCCCACGATGGTCGACCTGGTGAAGGACAACCTGCTCAAGAACCTGGACCCCTACTTCACCGCGTACGGCTGGGACAAGTTCCCGGCATCGCAGCTGATGCAGTTGCGCGTCGGGGAGAACATCCGGGGCAACGGGTCGCTGTACGGGATGGGGCTGGGTTACAGCGTCACCGGCGTGTTCTACAACAAGAAGCTGGCCCAGCAGGTCGGCATGACCCAACCGCCGGCCACCGTTGCCGAGTTCGAGGAGCTGCTGGCCAAGGCGAAGGCCGGCGGCGTTCAGCCGATCATGCAGTTCAACAAGAACACCGCGGGTATCAACTTCCCGCACCAGGCGCTGCAGAACCAGTTCGGCGACCCGACGCAGGTCGCTGACTGGATCTTCCAGAAGCCGGGGGCCACCTTCGACACCCCGGCCGCGCTGAAGGCCACCCAGACCATCCAGAAGTGGGCCCAGGCCGGCTACTTCCCGAAGGACGCCAACGCCGTGGACTACGCGGCGATGGTGGGGGAGTTCCAGAAGGGCAACGGCCTGTTCATGTTCAACGGTGACTGGGAGTCGGCCAACCTGGACAAGGCGATGCCGGGCAACGTCGGCTTCTTCCTGTTCCCCGCCGAATCCGCAGGTGGCAAGCACGTGGCGATGTCCGCCCCGAACACCTTCGGCGTCTCCGCAAAGGCCAAGAACGCTGACGCCGCCGCGTACTTCCTGAACTGGGCCCACACCAACGCCAAGGCCCGCGAGATCGCGGTGACGGTCGGCGGTTCCAGCCCCGGCGGCCCGAGCGACCTGCCGGTGCCGGCCGCCGCCCCGAACACCGTCCTGGCCGAGACGCTCAAGGCGTCCCAGCAGCTCGGTGCCGAGAACGGCGCTGTCGACTTCACCGCGAACGCGACGGGCGGCATCTTCGCCGCCGCGATCACCCCCGAGATGCAGAAGCTGATCGCCGGCCAGCAGACGCCCGAGGGGTACGTGAAGGCGGTCCAGGCCGAGTACGAGAAGGAACTGTCCCGATGACGTCTGCCCTCGGCAGCGCACCAACCGGGCGGGACGACACGGTGTCGTCGCCGGATCGTCCCGCCCACCCCTCGTCCACGCGGGCCCACCGACGTCGGTGGGCCCGCGCGGCCGGGACTGGCTGGTTGTACGTCCTGCCCGCCCTGGTGATGTACGCGATATTCGTCCTCCGCCCCCTCGCCCTGACCGTCCAGTACTCGCTGTACGAGTGGAACGGGATCGGCGTGGCCCGCTGGGCGGGTCTGGACAACTACCTCACGGTGTTCACCGACAGCGACCTGCTGAAGATCATCGGTAACGCGATCATCCTGATCGTCTTCTTCAGTTTCATTCCGGTGGCGCTCGGGCTGCTGGTGGCGAGCGTGGTTCGCCGGATCACCACCGGAGCGTTCGGGACCGTGGTCCGGACGATCCTCTTCCTGCCACAGGTCATCCCACTCGTGGCGGCAGGCATCGCGTGGAGCTGGCTTCTGTCGTCGAACGGCCTGATCAACCAGGTGCTGCGCGCGGTCGGTCTGGGCGGCCTCGCCCGCGCCTGGCTCGGTGACTTCGACACGGCGCTGCCGGCCGTGGGCGTGATCGGCGCCTGGGTCCTGCTCGGTCTCTGCACCATCCTGCTTGTGACCGGCATGAGCAAGATCGATCCTGCGCTCTACGAGGCAGCCCGCCTCGACGGCGCCGGGCCGGTACGGGAGTTCCTCGCGGTGACCCTGCCCAGCCTGCGGCAGGAGATCGGCGTCTGCCTCACCGTGACGATCATCGCCGCGCTCGCCAGCTTCGACATCGTCTACATCTCCACAAGCGGTGGCCCCGGCCTGCAAACCACGGTTCCCGGTCTGGAGATCTACCGCCTCGCCTTCTCGCAGCGTCAGGTCGGGTTGGCCTCGGCGCTGGCGGTCGTGCTGATGGTGCTGGTGCTGGCCTTCGTGCTGCCGATCCAGCGACTGACCCGGGGGGAGAAGCCGTGAACCTGAGCCGACGTGAACAACTGACAGGCCGGCTGTTCCTGATCGCCCTTGTCCTGGTCACCCTGCTGCCGTTCGTGAGCATGCTGTCGGCGGCGTTGCAGCCGCGCGGCACCGTGCCCAGCGGCCTGGCATGGCCGTCGGACCCGCAGTGGGGCAACTTCGCCGACGCCTTCACCGCCGCCAACATGGGCGCTCTGCTGCGCTCCAGCCTGCTCATCGTGGCCGGTGTCGTGCCGGTGTCGGTGCTCATCGCCACCATGGCCGGGTTCGGGCTCGGCCAGCTGCGGGTGCCCGGCGGCCGGTTCGTCTTCGGGCTGTTCCTGCTCGGTCTGACACTGCCCTTCGAGGCCGTGGTCACCCCGCTCTACTACCAGATGCAGGACCTCGGTCTGCTCAACACCCGGTGGGCGATCATCCTGCCGCTGATCGGCCTGTACATGCCGTTCGCCGTGTTCTGGATGCGCGCGCACTTCACGAACGTGCCTGTCGAGTTGTCCGAGGCGGCGAAGGTGGACGGCGCCAGCACGTGGCAGCTGTTCTGGCGGGTCCAGGTGCCGCTCGCCCGGCCGGCAATCGCCTCGCTGACGATCCTGATGTTCCTCTGGACGTGGAACCAGTTCCTGCTCGCCATCGTCCTCGTCGACGACGCCACGAAACGCACGATGGCCGGGGCTCTGGGTGCGTTCCAGGGCCAGTGGGGCACCGACCTGGTGCTGCTGTGCGCTGGCTCGCTGCTCATCCTCACCCCTACCCTCATCGTGTTCCTGATCTTCCAGCGACAGTTCATCAAGGCCCTGATCCAGGGCTCAGTGAAGGGATAGGCAGTGGCCACGCAGCCGCAGATCCACGGCGACGCCGACGACGGCTACGGGCGCGTCGCCGACGTCTTCCGCGACAACTTCGCCTCCCGGGGCGAGGTGGGCGCCGCGGTCACGCTCTACGTGCGGGGACGCAAGGTCGTCGACCTGTACGGCGGGCTGGCCGACACCCGCACCGGGCGGCAGTGGGAGGCGGACACACCCGTCGTCGTGTTCTCCTGCACCAAGGGGATCCTGGCGATCTGCGCCTACCTCCTGGCGCAGCAGGGGCGGCTGGACCTCGACGCGCCCGTGACGCGCTACTGGCCGGAGTTCGGCCAGCACGGCAAGGACCACGTTCCGGTGCGCTGGCTGCTCACCCACCAGGTCGGGCTGCCGGCCCTGGACCGTGCGCTGACCCTCGACGAGATCCTCGCGTGGGATCCGGTCATCAAGGCGATCGAGGCGCAGGCCCCGCTGTGGCAGCCCGGCACGGCACACAGCTACCACGCGATGACGTACGGCTGGCTCGTCGGCGAGGTGATCCACCGCGTCACGGGGCAACTGCCCGGCGCGTTCTTCCGCGACGCCGTCGCCGAGCCGCTGGCGCTGCGTACCTGGCTGGGGCTTCCCGCGTCCGAACGCGACACCGTCGCCCGGAACCTGGCCCCACCGCCGGAGGCCGATCCGTTCGTCGACCCCGTGGCCGAGCGCGGCATCACAATGGGCGGTGCCTTCGCCTTTCCCGCCGACGCCGACGGCCTGGTCAGCTTCAACGACCCCGCCATCCAGGCCGCCGGAATTCCGGGGGCGGGCGCGGTGAGCACCGCCGAGGGCCTCGCTCGCCTCTACGCGGCCTGCGTGTCCGACATCAGGGGCGGGCCGCTGCTGAGTGCCGCGTCCGTGGACGACGCGGTCGTCGTCCGCTCTCGCGGCCAGCAGCGGCACGGCCCACCGGACACCGGTCAGCGGTGGGGGACCGGCTTCCTGCTGGACTCGCCGCCGGCCCGGCCGCTGCTCGGCGCGAGCAGCTTCGGTCACGACGGCGCCGGTGGGAACCTCGCCTTCGGCGACGCGCGGCACGCTGTGGGTTTTGGCTACGTGGTCAACCAGATGTACGGGGCGGGCGACGAGCGCGCCAACCGGCTGACCGCCGCCGTCCGCTCCTGCCTTCCGGCCTGACCCGATCCGCGCGTCGACACGACGCCACCGGCCCCGCCCTGGGGTGGGCGGGGCCGGTGGCGGACGTGCGTGCGGTCAGCTGTTCAGCGTGGCCAGCAGCGCGGTGGCCATGCCCTGCTCGCCTCGGGCGTTCGGATGGAACGGGGCGGCCGCGTTCTGCGGCACGAGACCTTCGACCCAGCGGGTGCCGCTGCCCTTGCACGCGTCCCGGCCGATCGAC from Micromonospora profundi harbors:
- a CDS encoding family 43 glycosylhydrolase, which translates into the protein MLRLADHWVWDSWYAQDDTGLWHMFFLRASRALHDPHRRHHRATIGHAVSTDLRSWRLVADAVVPADAPAWDDLATWTGCTVRGPDGRWYLYYTGVSRAENGLVQRIGLAVSDDLTTWHRHGTDPIVQAHPTWYELLDRDLWYEQAWRDPWVFPDPDGEGWHMLITARANTGAADARGVVGHATSPDLVTWTVQPPLSAPAGFGHLEVPQVAVVDGQPLLLFSTDATSSARSDDHRIWVVPGASVSGPWDVASAQPFAHPHLYAPRLVPGPAGTWSLIGFLDHVDGTFVGEITDPVPVRYRASTGLIGDPVGAAATG
- a CDS encoding LacI family DNA-binding transcriptional regulator → MGRNRATLADVARRAGLSKTAASMVLNGREGTRLSAEAHQRVFAAAEELGYRPNLAARSLRTRKTATIAFVSDIVATTRFAGGLIRGALDAARERDHVLLITETQGDATFEQYAIEAMLDRQVDGVIYAAMATRRLTVPQAILGGPVVLLNATSSDTLPSVLPDDERAGHAVATALLEHGHRDAIALIGRNRLKEGDPEVSLAARARLRGIHQALGDAGVTLLAECFCTDWLPEHGYAAMRGLLNRQQRPSAVICMNDRLAFGAYQALGEAGLTVPDDMSVISFDDDPIAAWLRPGLATTALPHEQMGRRAVELLLDGGAAEPTLVPMPLRRRKSLAPPAG
- a CDS encoding ABC transporter substrate-binding protein, producing the protein MAVLLTNLSRRRALLLAPLLAVGLAATACSAPGTDRSSNAEPDAAVKTELGADPITLEMYAETGFPLAKALADEFSKQHPNVTFNIREDQFTVIVENAPRVMASDNSPDIIRLPTMVDLVKDNLLKNLDPYFTAYGWDKFPASQLMQLRVGENIRGNGSLYGMGLGYSVTGVFYNKKLAQQVGMTQPPATVAEFEELLAKAKAGGVQPIMQFNKNTAGINFPHQALQNQFGDPTQVADWIFQKPGATFDTPAALKATQTIQKWAQAGYFPKDANAVDYAAMVGEFQKGNGLFMFNGDWESANLDKAMPGNVGFFLFPAESAGGKHVAMSAPNTFGVSAKAKNADAAAYFLNWAHTNAKAREIAVTVGGSSPGGPSDLPVPAAAPNTVLAETLKASQQLGAENGAVDFTANATGGIFAAAITPEMQKLIAGQQTPEGYVKAVQAEYEKELSR
- a CDS encoding carbohydrate ABC transporter permease, yielding MTSALGSAPTGRDDTVSSPDRPAHPSSTRAHRRRWARAAGTGWLYVLPALVMYAIFVLRPLALTVQYSLYEWNGIGVARWAGLDNYLTVFTDSDLLKIIGNAIILIVFFSFIPVALGLLVASVVRRITTGAFGTVVRTILFLPQVIPLVAAGIAWSWLLSSNGLINQVLRAVGLGGLARAWLGDFDTALPAVGVIGAWVLLGLCTILLVTGMSKIDPALYEAARLDGAGPVREFLAVTLPSLRQEIGVCLTVTIIAALASFDIVYISTSGGPGLQTTVPGLEIYRLAFSQRQVGLASALAVVLMVLVLAFVLPIQRLTRGEKP
- a CDS encoding carbohydrate ABC transporter permease; translated protein: MNLSRREQLTGRLFLIALVLVTLLPFVSMLSAALQPRGTVPSGLAWPSDPQWGNFADAFTAANMGALLRSSLLIVAGVVPVSVLIATMAGFGLGQLRVPGGRFVFGLFLLGLTLPFEAVVTPLYYQMQDLGLLNTRWAIILPLIGLYMPFAVFWMRAHFTNVPVELSEAAKVDGASTWQLFWRVQVPLARPAIASLTILMFLWTWNQFLLAIVLVDDATKRTMAGALGAFQGQWGTDLVLLCAGSLLILTPTLIVFLIFQRQFIKALIQGSVKG
- a CDS encoding serine hydrolase domain-containing protein, whose product is MATQPQIHGDADDGYGRVADVFRDNFASRGEVGAAVTLYVRGRKVVDLYGGLADTRTGRQWEADTPVVVFSCTKGILAICAYLLAQQGRLDLDAPVTRYWPEFGQHGKDHVPVRWLLTHQVGLPALDRALTLDEILAWDPVIKAIEAQAPLWQPGTAHSYHAMTYGWLVGEVIHRVTGQLPGAFFRDAVAEPLALRTWLGLPASERDTVARNLAPPPEADPFVDPVAERGITMGGAFAFPADADGLVSFNDPAIQAAGIPGAGAVSTAEGLARLYAACVSDIRGGPLLSAASVDDAVVVRSRGQQRHGPPDTGQRWGTGFLLDSPPARPLLGASSFGHDGAGGNLAFGDARHAVGFGYVVNQMYGAGDERANRLTAAVRSCLPA